A section of the Oncorhynchus gorbuscha isolate QuinsamMale2020 ecotype Even-year unplaced genomic scaffold, OgorEven_v1.0 Un_scaffold_1595, whole genome shotgun sequence genome encodes:
- the LOC124023334 gene encoding ciliary-associated calcium-binding coiled-coil protein 1-like, producing the protein MNYTCQQISFIMALLQLLLDNISEKQMPFVDNLNELAKMISGTRQSPSPEVDSLFDAEQAMSITDYLKCSLFQNYQLYEFLFSQPREELLLGKKRTIEVISSADFVAPLEEGMNTDDYLHYMTPVEQQEEGQRTSQEEDGEVPGETALEQEKENKATWLEGYNVQDVKDVLGDLTKEMLGTLQ; encoded by the exons ATGAACTACACCTGTCAACAGATCTCATTCATCATGGCTCTACTGCAATTGTTACTGGACAACATCAGTG AGAAGCAGATGCCGTTTGTTGATAACCTGAATGAGTTGGCCAAGATGATATCAGGAACGCGCCAGTCTCCTTCTCCAGAGGTCGACTCACTGTTTGATGCTGAGCAGGCCATGTCCATCACTGACTACCTGAAGTGCAG TCTCTTTCAGAACTACCAACTCTATGAGTTTCTCTTCAGCCAACCTAGAGAGGAGCTGCTCCTTGGGAAGAAG AGGACCATAGAGGTGATCAGCTCAGCAGACTTTGTAGCCCCGTTGGAAGAAGGCATGaatactgatgactacctccattacatgactcctgttgaacagcaggaagag ggacagaggaccagccaggaggaggatggagaggtaccAGGTGAAACAGCTctggagcaggagaaggagaacAAGGCTACATGGTTGGAAGGATACAACGTTCAGGATGTCAAAGACGTGCTGGGAGACCTGACCAAAGAGATGCTGGGAACCCTACAG